From Desulfuromonas soudanensis, the proteins below share one genomic window:
- a CDS encoding ethylbenzene dehydrogenase-related protein gives MHRNSLILLIALILLALGACREIPSDRLYALRLDAAPGESDWERALPRTVSVKGGRVHKEVLLADIDEDTVHTTTASCHHGASLPDPVAVDMRAFYTEKDLYLRLSWKDATFDAAMREWTFDGVQWHNGGNAEDGFGLIFDAKSRFQRFSCSFACHIDDFGVSGANFHATNKMKLVEKGEWVDLWNWKAQRTGRHGFADDRYLDPEGMHGDTPGEIFRENSKARVTATIPFAEGDAPIYDAEGLSVGKEFRPAGSRAPGYLTERPVGGRGDVAAFAVWDNGRWTVTLRRSLNTGDPHDVIFVPGDPEGIAFGLSVMDNTLLEHYASTTLERIVLMPRSQLNLAGQGD, from the coding sequence GTGCATAGAAACAGCCTCATACTCCTGATCGCCCTGATCCTTCTCGCTCTCGGCGCCTGTCGCGAGATCCCTTCGGATCGGCTCTACGCCCTCCGTCTCGACGCGGCGCCGGGCGAGTCCGACTGGGAGCGCGCCCTGCCGCGAACGGTCAGCGTCAAGGGGGGACGCGTTCACAAGGAAGTGCTGCTGGCGGATATCGACGAGGATACGGTACACACCACCACCGCCTCCTGCCATCACGGCGCCTCGCTCCCCGATCCGGTGGCCGTGGACATGCGGGCCTTCTACACCGAAAAAGACCTCTACCTGCGCCTCTCCTGGAAGGACGCCACCTTCGATGCGGCGATGCGGGAGTGGACCTTCGACGGGGTGCAGTGGCACAATGGCGGAAACGCCGAGGACGGCTTCGGCCTCATCTTCGACGCCAAGAGTCGGTTCCAGCGCTTTTCCTGCTCCTTTGCCTGCCACATCGACGATTTCGGAGTCTCCGGCGCCAACTTCCACGCCACGAACAAGATGAAGCTGGTCGAAAAGGGGGAGTGGGTCGATCTGTGGAACTGGAAGGCGCAGCGCACCGGACGCCACGGCTTTGCCGACGACCGCTACCTCGACCCGGAGGGGATGCACGGCGACACCCCCGGCGAGATCTTCCGCGAGAACTCCAAGGCCCGGGTGACCGCCACCATCCCCTTTGCCGAGGGGGACGCCCCGATTTATGATGCCGAAGGACTCTCCGTCGGCAAGGAATTCCGTCCGGCGGGGAGCCGGGCTCCCGGCTATCTCACCGAACGCCCCGTCGGCGGCCGCGGCGATGTCGCAGCTTTTGCCGTCTGGGACAACGGACGCTGGACCGTGACGCTGCGCCGCTCTCTCAACACCGGCGACCCCCATGACGTGATCTTCGTCCCCGGGGATCCGGAGGGGATCGCCTTCGGCCTGTCGGTCATGGACAACACCCTGCTCGAACACTACGCGTCGACCACCCTGGAACGAATCGTCCTGATGCCCAGGAGCCAGCTGAACCTTGCCGGCCAGGGCGATTGA